Within Streptomyces antibioticus, the genomic segment GCCGTGAGGCTGGTCTTGGCGCCGGCCCGGCCGTCCGGGGCGTGAACGGCCGTACGCGCGCAGCCCGAAGGGCCGCTGCCCCCGAGCGGCTGCGGCCCTTCCGTATGGAGGGGTGCCATACCGGCACCCATGGGGTGAAGCGGGTCAGAGCACCCGGACCGCACCGCTCGCGGGGTAGCCCGACAGGTCCTGGATGACGACACCCTTGGAGGGGTTGGCCGCGTCCAGGTACTGGCCGTTACCGATGTAGACGCCCACGTGGTACGCCGAGCCCTTGCCGCCCCAGTACAGGATGTCGCCGACCTGGATCTGCGACAGCGGGATGTCGGTGCCGACGGTCGACTGGTCCTGCGACACCCGCGGCAGGTCGACGCCGACCTGGCGGAACGCCGCCTGGACGAGCGACGAGCAGTCCCACGCGTTGGGGCCGGTGGCACCCAGCACGTAGGCGTCGCCCACCTGGGCCTTGAGGAACGAGATGACGGTCGCGACGCTGCCGCTGGCGGGAGCGGACGCGGTCGTCGAGGTGGTGGAGAGCGTGGTGCGGCCCGCGGAACGGGTCGCGGCCTCCGCGGCGGCCACCCGGGCCTCCTCCGCCTTCTTCTTGGCCTCGGCCTTCTTGGCGGCGGCGAGGTCCTTCTTCGCCTCCGCGGCGGCCGCGGCGGCAGCCGCGTCGCGCTCGGCGGCGAGCTGGTAGTTCGCCGCGGCCTGCTGCGTGGCCTCGGCGGACTGCGCGAGCTGGGCCGCCAGGTCGCCGGTGAACACGGGCAGTTCGAGCGTCTGCGTCACCGGCTCGGCGGCGTTGGCCGAACCGGCCGCCGTGGCGACGGCCAGCGTGCCGAGGACACCACTGGCGACTCCGGCCCGCATCGCGATCGTCGACGCGCTGCGGCGGGGTTTCCGGTGGCTGCGTATGTGAGCGGTGTGGGACATGAGTCCAACCGGTATCAGGGGCTCCTCCATACCTTCAAGAAACGTGTGCTGCGCCACAATTGTTCAACGGGGGCTCCGAAAACCTTTCCCGGAGACCTTTATTGACGTCGTAACGGACATTGCGGACTCGCCCCCTCAAGGCTGTGATCATGGGCTTTCGTCGTTACGCCCGAATTGCCCTGGGCCTACCATCGGTTGGGATCGTTGGCCAAGCCCGGTTCTGAGCCAGCCCTTACGTGTGTGACGGACGTCACGCAACGGCCGTGCGGCGGGCTGCGTCTCGTGCCCGACCGGCACATGGCTCCAGGTCGGCTCCGCTCGTGAACGCGTGCACGCGTCCACATCCCGCCCCGGAACTCCCTCTGATGTGTGAACGCGGCGCACTATCAGGACGCCGGGTCCATCGCCAATTTGCATGCAAGGGAAGTCTCTTGATATTGAGACGCCCCCTCCCGCCTGCGGTGACGAGCGGAAATGTCACTTCTTGTGATCACTCTGACGCTTCGGGTACGAAGATCACTGCTGATATGACTTCATGATCCTTCATCAGGTGGTGGAGATCACAAAGCTCGTCCCATACCCCGTGTCGCAGATCACAGAGCGGCGGGCATAGGATGCGAGGCAGTTGGGCTTGTGACCTGCTTCACATGTTCGCGATCTTCGCCGGGACGGGCGGGACTTGCGGGCCGCGCGAGGCGGATGTGAGCCCGATGTCATCGCCAGCAGTCAGTGCCGACTGAGAGGAGCGAGGAGCGGTGAACGCGTATGCGCCCATCCTCGTACTGGGAGCCCTCGGGGCAGGCTTTGCGATCTTCTCCGTGGTCATGGCCACGCTGATCGGGCCGAAGCGGTACAACCGCGCCAAGCTCGAGGCCTACGAGTGCGGAATCGAGCCGACCCCCACGCCGGCCGGCGGCGGGCGCTTCCCCATCAAGTACTACCTGACGGCGATGCTCTTCATCGTCTTCGACATCGAGATCGTCTTCCTCTACCCCTGGGCCGTCACCTTCGACGCCCTGGGTGTTTTCGGGCTCGTGGAGATGCTGCTCTTCGTGCTCACCGTCTTCGTCGCCTACGCGTACATCTGGCGGCGCGGCGGTCTGGAATGGGACTGAGGGGCCTTTAGTCATGGGACTCGAAGAAAAACTGCCGAGCGGTTTCCTGCTGACCACCGTCGAGCAGGCCGCGGGCTGGGTGCGCAAGGCGTCCGTCTTCCCCGCCACGTTCGGCCTCGCCTGCTGCGCCATCGAGATGATGACCACCGGCGCGGGCCGCTACGACCTGGCGCGCTTCGGCATGGAGGTCTTCCGCGGCTCACCGCGCCAGGCGGACCTCATGATCGTCGCCGGCCGGGTGAGCCAGAAGATGGCGCCGGTGCTCCGGCAGGTCTACGACCAGATGCCCAGCCCGAAGTGGGTGATCTCGATGGGCGTGTGCGCGTCCTCGGGCGGCATGTTCAACAACTACGCGATCGTCCAGGGCGTCGACCACATCGTCCCCGTCGACATCTATCTCCCCGGCTGTCCGCCGCGGCCCGAGATGCTGATCGACGCGATCCTCAAGCTCCACCACAAGATCCAGAACTCCAAGCTGGGCGTGAACGCCGAGGAAGCGGCGCGCGAGGCGGAGGAAGCGGCGCTCAAGGCCCTGCCCTTGATCGAGATGAAGGGGCTGCTGCGGTGAGCGACGCGAACGGTTCCTCGGAGAACCCGAACCCCGAGAAGGACCTCTCCGCCTCCAACCTCCCCGGCCAGCGCGGCGAGGGCGGCGAGGAGGTCCGCGTCCAGCGCGGCATGTTCGGCGCGAACAACGGCGGCGACACCTCCGGCTACGGCGGTCTGGTCCGCTCCGTCCGGCTCCCCGGCCCCGCCGCCCGCCCCTACGGCGGCTGGTTCGACGAGGTCGCCGACGAACTGGAGGGCGCCCTGGAGGAGCAGGGCCTGCTGCCGGAGAACGCGATCGAGAAGACGGTCGTCGACCGCGACGAACTGACCTTCCACATCGAGCGCGAGCACCTCCCGCGGGTCGCCCGCACCCTGCGCGACGACCCGGCCCTGCGCTTCGAACTGTGCACCGGCGTCAGCGGCGTCCACTACCCGCACGACAAGGGCCGCGAGCTGCACGCCGTCTACCACCTGCGCTCGATCACCCACAACCGGCTGATCCGCCTGGAGGTCAGCGCCCCGGACGCCGAGCCGCACATCCCGTCCCTGGTCTCCGTCTATCCGACCAACGACTGGCACGAGCGCGAGACCTACGACTTCTTCGGGATCGTCTTCGACGGTCACCCGGCCCTGACGCGGATCATGATGCCGGACGACTGGCAGGGCCATCCGCAGCGCAAGGACTACCCCCTCGGCGGCATCGCCGTCGAATACAAGGGCGCCCAGATCCCGGCTCCGGACCAGCGGAGGTCGTACTCGTGAGCACTTCACACGCTTCCCCCCGCGAGACCACCGAGGGCACCGTCTACACGGTCACCGGTGGCGACTGGGACGAGGTCGTCCAGTCCGCGGCCCGCGCCGACGACGAGCGCATCGTCGTCAACATGGGCCCCCAGCACCCCTCCACCCACGGCGTGCTCCGCCTGATCCTGGAGATCGAGGGCGAGACGGTCACCGAGGCCCGCTGCGGCATCGGCTACCTCCACACCGGCATCGAGAAGAACCTCGAATTCCGCACGTGGACGCAGGGCAGCACGTTCGTGACGCGCATGGACTACCTGACGTCCTTCTTCAACGAGACCGGCTACTGCCTCGCCGTCGAGAAGCTCCTCGGCATCGAGGACCAGATCACCGAGCGCGCCCAGATCATCCGGGTGCTCCTGATGGAGCTGAACCGGATCTCCTCCCACCTGGTGTGCATCGCCACCGGCGGCATGGAGCTGGGCGCGACCACGATCATGATCTACGGCTTCCGCGACCGCGAGATGATCCTCGACATCTACGAGCTGATCACCGGCCTGCGGATGAACCACGCCTACATCCGCCCCGGCGGACTCGCCCAGGACCTGCCGCCCGGCGCGGTGGACCACATCCGCGAGTTCGTGAAGAAGATGAAGAAGAACCTCCCGGAGTACGACAAGCTCGCCACCGGGAACCCCATCTTCAAGGCCCGGATGCAGGACATCGGCTATCTCGACCTGGCCGGCTGCATGGCCCTCGGTGCCACCGGCCCCGTCCTGCGCTCCACCGGCCTCCCGCACGACCTGCGCAAGAGCCAGCCGTACTCCGGCTACGAGACGTACGACTTCGAGGTGCCGACCACCGACACCTGCGACGCCTACGGCCGCTTCCTCATCCGCGTCGCGGAGATGCACGAATCCCTGCGGATCGTCGAGCAGTGCCTGGACCGGCTCCAGCCCGGCCCCGTCATGGTCGGCGACAAGAAGATCGCCTGGCCCGCCCAGCTCGCCCTCGGCCCGGACGGTCTCGGCAACTCCCTCGACCACATCAAGAAGATCATGGGCACCTCCATGGAGGCCCTGATCCACCACTTCAAGCTGGTCACCGAGGGCTTCCGCGTCCCGCCGGGACAGGCGTACACGGCCGTCGAGTCCTCCAAGGGCGAACTCGGGGTGCACGCCGTGTCCGACGGCGGCACCCGCCCCTACCGGGTCCACTTCCGCGACCCGTCCTTCACCAACCTTCAGGCGATGGCGGCGATGTGCGAGGGCGGCCAGGTCGCCGACGTCATCGTCGCCGTCGCGTCCCTCGACCCCGTGATGGGAGGCGTCGACCGGTGACCACCTCTTCTTCCGAGCGTGGCGTCAGCCTGGGCATGCCCGAACTGCCCGCGCCCGCCTACCCGGACGACGTCCGGGCCCGGCTGGAGGCGGACGCGCGCGAGATCATCGCCCGCTACCCCGACTCCCGCTCCGCGCTCCTGCCGCTGCTGCACCTCGTGCAGTCGGAGGAGGGCCATGTCACGCGGACCGGGATGCGGTTCTGCGCGGACGTGCTGGACCTGACCACGGCCGAGGTCACCGCCGTCGCCACCTTCTACACGATGTACCGGCGCCGGCCGAGCGGTGACTACCAGGTGGGCGTCTGCACCAACACCCTCTGCGCGGTGATGGGCGGCGACGCGATCTTCGAGGGGCTCCAGGAGTACCTCGGCGTCGGCAACGGCGAGACCACCGACGACGGAAAGATCACCCTGGAGCACATCGAGTGCAACGCGGCCTGCGACTTCGCGCCGGTCGTGATGGTGAACTGGGAGTTCTTCGACAACCAGACCGTGCAGAGCGCGAAGCGCCTGGTCGACGACCTGCGCACCGGACGCACGGTGTCGCCCACGCGCGGGGCGCCGCTGTGCACCTTCAAGGAGACCGCCCGGATCCTGGCGGGCTTCCCCGACGAGCGGGAAGGCGCCGTCGAGGCGAGCGGCAGCGCGGGCCCCGCGTCACTGGTGGGCCTTCGCCTGGCGAGGGGAGAGGCCGCACCCGCGCGCGTGGTCCACCCGCGCGACGGCGGTCCGCACGACCAGGTGCCGGAGCGGGCGGCGCACGAGCCGTCACCGGCCGAGCACCTCAGTTCACACGACGCGCCGCAGGACACATCGGCCTCCGACCCGGCCCACCCGGCAGGGCCCACCGCCGAGGAGGGGGAGTGATGACCTTGGCACCCGAGCTGAAAGGCAGCAGCCCCGAGAAGCTGCTCGCACCCGTGCTGTCGGCCTTCTGGGACGAGGACAGGTCCTGGTCGCTGGACGTCTACCGAAGGCACGAGGGGTACGAGGGACTCCGCAAGGCGCTCGCCATGTCCCCGGACGACCTGATCGCCTACGTCAAGGACTCGGGTCTGCGCGGACGCGGCGGCGCCGGGTTCCCGACGGGGATGAAATGGCAGTTCATTCCCCAGGGTGATGGAAAGCCGCACTATCTGGTTGTCAACGCCGACGAATCGGAGCCGGGGACCTGCAAGGACATCCCGCTCCTCTTCGCGAACCCGCACAGCCTCATCGAGGGCATCGTGATCGCGTGCTACGCCATCCGGTCTTCGCACGCCTTCATCTATCTGCGTGGTGAGGTCGTCCCCGTCCTGCGGCGGCTGCACGAGGCCGTACGCGAGGCGTACGAGGCGGGCTATCTGGGCGAGAACATCCTGGGCAGCGGGCTCGATCTCCAGCTCACCGTGCACGCGGGCGCGGGCGCGTACATCTGCGGTGAGGAGACCGCGCTGCTGGACTCGCTCGAAGGCCGCCGGGGTCAGCCGCGGCTGCGTCCTCCCTTCCCTGCCGTCGCGGGCCTCTACGCGTGCCCGACTGTGGTGAACAACGTCGAGTCGATCGCGTCGGTTCCCGCGATCCTCAACAACGGCAAAGAGTGGTTCCGGTCGATGGGGAGCGAGAAGTCCCCCGGCTTCACGCTCTATTCGCTCAGCGGGCATGTCGCGGGCCCCGGTCAGTACGAGGCGCCGCTCGGCATCACCCTCCGCCAGCTCCTGGAGATGAGCGGCGGCATGCGGCCCGGGCACCGGCTCAAGTTCTGGACGCCGGGCGGCTCCTCGACGCCGATGTTCACCGAGGAGCACCTCGACGTCCCCCTTGACTACGAAGGAGTGGGCGCCGCGGGTTCCATGCTCGGCACGAAAGCACTCCAGTGCTTCGACGAGACGACCTGCGTGGTGCGGGCCGTCACCCGCTGGACCGAGTTCTACGCCCACGAGTCCTGCGGCAAGTGCACCCCCTGCCGTGAAGGCACCTACTGGCTCGTGCAGTTGCTGCGCGACATCGAGGCCGGCAAGGGCGTGCTGTCCGACCTCGACAAGCTGAACGACATCGCCGACAACATCAACGGCAAGTCCTTCTGCGCCCTCGGCGACGGCGCCGCCTCGCCGATCTTCTCGTCGCTCAAGTACTTCCGCGCGGAGTACGAGGAGCACATCACGGGCCGCGGCTGCCCCTTCGACCCCGCCAAGTCGACCGTCTGGGCGGACCAGCACACGGAGGTGAACGCATGACGGTGACCACCAGCGCTCCCTCCGGAGGCGGCGAGGCGGCGGTCCCGCCGGAAGATCTCGTCACGCTGACCATCGACGGCGCCGAGATCAGCGTGCCCAAGGGCACTTTGGTCATCCGGGCCGCCGAACAGCTCGGCATCGAGATCCCCCGCTTCTGCGACCACCCCCTCCTCGACCCGGCCGGCGCCTGCCGCCAGTGCATCGTCGAGGTCGAGGGCCAGCGCAAGCCCATGGCGTCCTGCACGATCACCTGTACGGACGGGATGGTCGTCAGGACGCAGCTCACCTCACCGGTGGCCGAGAAGGCCCAGCACGGTGTGATGGAGCTGCTCCTCATCAACCACCCCCTGGACTGCCCGGTCTGCGACAAGGGCGGCGAGTGCCCGCTGCAGAACCAGGCCATGTCGCACGGCCAGGCCGAGTCCCGCTTCGACGGCCGCAAGCGGACCTACGAGAAGCCCGTGCCGATCTCCACCCAGGTGCTGCTCGACCGTGAGCGGTGCGTGCTGTGCGCCCGCTGCACCCGGTTCTCCAACCAGGTCGCCGGCGACCCGATGATCGAGCTGATCGAGCGGGGCGCGCTCCAGCAGGTCGGCACCGGTGAGGGCGACCCCTTCGAGTCGTACTTCTCCGGCAACACCATCCAGATCTGCCCGGTCGGCGCGCTGACCTCGGCGGCGTACCGATTCCGCTCCCGGCCGTTCGACCTCGTCTCCTCGCCGTCGGTGTGCGAGCACTGCTCCGGCGGCTGCGCCACCCGCACGGACCACCGGCGCGGCAAGGTCATGCGGCGCCTGGCCGCCGAGGACCCCGAGGTCAACGAGGAGTGGATCTGCGACAAGGGGCGGTTCGGGTTCCGGTACGCGCAGCAGCGCGACCGGCTCCAGACGCCCCTGGTGCGCAACGCCGAGGGCGACCTCGAACCGGCCTCCTGGCCGGAGGCGCTCCAGATCGCCGCCCAGGGCCTGCTCGCCTCGCGCGGCCGCACCGGTGTCCTGACCGGAGGCCGGCTCACCGTCGAGGACGTCTACGCGTACAGCAAGTTCGCGCGCGTGGCGCTGGACACCAACGACATCGACTTCCGCGCGCGGGTGCACAGCGGCGAGGAGGCCGACTTCCTGGCCGCCCGGGTCGCCGGCCACGGCCGTGATCTCGACGGTACGGGCGTCACGTACACCACCCTCGGCAAGGCGCCCGCCGTCCTGCTGATCGGGTTCGAGTCCGAGGAGGAGGCCCCCGGCGTCTTCCTGCGGCTGCGCAAGGCCTGGCGCAAGCATGGGCAGCAGGTGTTCTCCCTCGCCACGCACGCGACCCGGGGTCTGCAGAAGGCGGGCGGCACCCTGCTGCCGGCCGCCCCGGGCACCGAGACCGAGTGGCTGGACGCGCTGACCAGCGGGTTCGGTCTGGACGCGGACGGCACCCGGGCCGCGGAGGCGCTGCGCGCCGAGGGCGCGGTGATCGTCGTCGGCGAACGGCTGGCCGCGGTGGCCGGTGGTCTGACGGCCGCCGCGCGGGCCGCCGACGCGACCGGCGCCCGGCTGGTGTGGATCCCGCGCCGGGCCGGGGAGCGCGGCGCGATCGAGGCCGGCGCGCTGCCGTCGCTGCTGCCGGGCGGCCGCCCGGCCACCGACCCGCGCGCGCGGGAGGAGGTCGCCGCCGCCTGGGGGGTCTCCGAACTCCCGCATCGCTACGGCCGCGACACCGGGCAGATCGTCGAGGCCGCCGTGACCGGCGAACTCCAGGCGCTGCTGGTGGCCGGGGTCGAGATCGCCGACCTGCCCGACCCGGCACGCGCGCGTGCCGCGCTGACCGAGGCCGGGTTCGTGGTGTCGCTGGAGCTGCGGCCCGGCGAGGTCACCCGGCACGCCGATGTCGTCCTGCCGGTCGCGGCGGTCGTCGAGAAGCCGGGCGCCTTCCTCAACTGGGAGGGCAGGGTGCGCTTCTTCGAGGCCGCGCTCAAGCCCGACCAGATGACCCGGCGCCTGGCACCGTCCGACGCGCGCGTGCTCCAGATGCTGGCCGACGCCATGGACGTCCACCTGGGCCTGCCGGACCTGCGCACCGCGCGCGCGGAGCTGGACCGGCTCGGGGCCTGGGACGGCGAGCGGGCCGGCGCGTCCACCCAGACCGCCGCCGCGCTGCCGCGGCCCGCCGCCGGTGAGGCCGTCCTGGCCGGGCACCGGCTGCTGCTCGACCACGGTGTCCTCCAGGAGGGCGACGCGGCGCTCGCCGGGACCCGGCACGCGGCCCACGCGCGCGTGTCCGCCGCCACCGCCGCCGAGGCCGGCGTCAAGGACGGCGACGTGCTCGCCGTGACCGGGCCCGCGGGCTCGGTCGAACTGCCCCTCGAAGTCACCGAGATGCCCGACCGGGTGGTGTGGCTCCCGCTGAACTCGGTGGGCGCGGGCGTCGCCTCCGAGACCGGCGCCACCCCCGGCGCCCTCGTCCGCATCGGCCCGGCGACGCCCGCCGCCGAAGCCACCGAGGAGGTGGAGGCATGAGCCCGTCCCTCGCCGCTGAAGACCTCTCGATGTTCGGCACCGACCCCTGGTGGCTGGTCGTCGTCAAGGCGGTGTTCTGCTTCGCCTTCCTGATGGTGACCGTGCTGTTCTCCATCGTCTGGGAGCGCAAGGTCGTCGCCTGGATGCAGTTGCGCGTCGGCCCCAACCGGCACGGCCCCTGGGGCATGCTCCAGTCGCTCGCCGACGGCGTGAAGCTGATGCTGAAGGAAGACCTCATCGTCAAGCGCGCCGACAAGGTGGTGTACGTCCTCGCGCCGATCGTGGCGGCCATCCCGGCCTTCATGGCGATCGCGGTGATCCCCTTCGGCCCGGCCGGCAACGAGATCTCGATCTTCGGCCAGCGCACCACGATGCAGCTCACCGACCTGCCGATCGCGGTCCTCTACATCCTCGCGGTCGCCTCCGTCGGCATCTACGGCATCGTCCTGGCGGGCTGGAGCTCCGGATCGACCTACCCGCTCCTCGGCGGGCTGCGCTCCTGCGCGCAGATGATCTCGTACGAGATCGCCATGGGCGCCGCGTTCGCCTCGGTGTTCCTCTACTCCGGGTCGATGTCGACGTCGACGATCGTCGAACAGCAGCAGGACCGCTGGTACATCATCCTGCTGCCGGTCTCCTTCCTGCTCTACATCGTGACGATGGTCGGCGAGACCAACCGCGCCCCCTTCGACATGCCGGAGTCCGAGGGCGACCTGGTCGGCGGCTTCAACACCGAGTACTCCTCGATCAAGTTCGCGATGTTCATGCTCGCCGAGTACGTGAACATGGTGACGGTCTCGGCCGTGGCGACCACGCTGTTCCTCGGCGGCTGGCGGGCACCCTGGCCGGTCAGCACCTTCTGGGAGGGCGCGAACCACGGCTGGTGGCCGATGCTCTGGTTCGTCATCAAGGTCCAACTGCTGCTGTTCGGCTTCATCTGGCTGCGCGGCACGCTCCCGCGCGTGCGCTACGACCAGCTCATGAAGCTCGGCTGGAAGGTCCTCATCCCGGTCTCGGTGACCTGGCTGATGCTCGTCGCGACCGTACGGACCCTGCGCAACGAGAACCTCGACTTCGCCGACATCGCGCTCTACGTCGGCGGCGGCGTCCTGGTCCTGCTGTTGCTCTCCTTCGTCGTCGACATGTTCCGCGGCGGCGAGAAGCAGAAGCGGGAGGCCGCGGCCGAGCCCGTCGAGTTCGACCCGATGGCCGGCGGCTTCCCCGTGCCGCCGCTGCCGGGACAGCAGCTTCCGCCGGTGCCCAGGCGCCGCCCGCACCGGGAGCGGGAGCTGATTGTCAGTGGCGGGACCGATACTCACAGTGACGGATCTCTGGATGGAAAGGAGGCGTCCGATGGCTGAGGAGCCCAAGGAGGACGGGCAGACGACGCCCGGTTTCCAGAACCCCGTGGCCGGCTTCGGCGTGACCTTCAAGGCCATGTTCAAGAAGCGGCTGACCGAGCAGTACCCGGAGCAGAAGAAGACCACGGCTCCGCGCTTCCACGGACGGCACCAGCTCAACCGCCATCCGGACGGCCTGGAGAAGTGCATCGGCTGCGAACTGTGCGCCTGGGCCTGCCCCGCCGACGCCATCTATGTCGAGGGCGCGGACAACACCGACGAGGAGCGCTACTCGCCGGGCGAGCGGTACGGCCGCGTCTACCAGATCAACTACGCCCGCTGCATCCTGTGCGGGCTGTGCATCGAGGCGTGCCCCACGCGCGCGCTGACGATGACCAACGAGTTCGAACTGGCCGACTCCAGCCGCGCGAACCTGATCTACACCAAGGAACAACTGCTCGCCGGGCTCGAAGAGGGCATGGTCGACAGCCCGCACGCCATCTACCCGGGCACGGACGAGCAGGACTACTACCGGGGGCTGGTCACCGAGGCCGCGCCCGGCACCGAGCGCCAGGCCGCCGTCTCCAAGGGAGAGAAGCCGGAAGACCAGGAGGTGCAGGCATGAGCGCGCAGCTCGCCGCCTACTCCACCTCCACCGGCGAGGCGGTCCAGTTCTGGGTGCTCGGCACCGTCGCGGTGATCGGCGCCCTGAGCACGGTCCTGATGCGGAAGGCCGTGCACAGCGCGCTCTCCCTGGCCGGCACCATGATCGTCCTGGCGGTGTTCTACCTCGCCAACGGCGCCTACTTCCTGGGCATCGTCCAGATCGTCGTCTACACCGGCGCGATCATGATGCTGTTCCTGTTCGTGGTGATGCTCGTCGGTGTCACCGCGGCGGACTCCCTGAAGGAGACCATCCAGGGCCAGCGCTGGATGGCCCTGCTGTGCGGGCTCGGCTTCGGCATCCTGCTGTTCGCCGGGATCGGCAACGCCTCCCTGACGGAGTTCAGCGGCCTCGCCGAGGCCAACGCCGCGGGCAATGTGGAGGGGTTGGCCTCCCTCATCTTCACCAAGTACGTCTTCGCGTTCGAGATCACCGGCGTCTTGCTGATCACCGCCGCCGTCGGCGCGATGGTGCTCACCCACCGGGAGCGCACCGAGCGCGCGAAGACCCAGCGCGAGCTGTCCGAGGAGCGGGTGCGCGAGGGCAAGCACCTCCCACCGCTGCCCGCCCCGGGCGTGTACGCGCGGCACAACGCGGTGGACATCGCGGGCCTGCTGCCCGACGGCACCCCGTCCGAGCTGACGGTCAGCGCCACGCTGCGTGAGCGCGGCCAGATCCGGGACGTGTCCACCGAGGCGCTGGCCGACCTCAAGGCCCTGGAACAGCGCTCCCAGGAGCGGCTGGAGCGGAGCGGCGGCGAGCGGCCCGGCCTGGAGCGCAAGTCCCGGTGGAGCAAGGAGGCGTCGAAGTGAACCCGGTCAACTACCTCTACCTCGCCGCCCTGTTGTTCACGATCGGCGCCACCGGTGTGCTGATCAGGCGCAACGCCATCGTCGTGTTCATGTGCATCGAGCTGATGCTCAACGCCTGCAACCTCTCGCTCGTCGCCTTCTCCCGGATGCACGGCAACCTCGACGGCCAGATCATCGCCTTCTTCACGATGGTCGTCGCCGCAGCGGAGGTCGTGGTGGGACTCGCGATCATCGTGTCGCTGTTCCGCTCCCGCCACTCGGCCTCGGTCGACGACGCCAGCCTGATGAAGCTGTAAGGGGTCGGAAGAATCGTGGAGAACCTGATTGCGCTGCTGATCGCGGCGCCCCTGCTCGGAGCGGCCGTCCTTCTGGTCGGCGGCCGCCGGCTCGACGCCGTCGGCCACTGGATCGGCACCCTGCTGTCCACCGTCTCCTTCGTGTTCGGCGCGATCCTCTTCGGGGACCTGCTGAGCCGCGGCGCCGACGACCGGACGCTGACCCAGCACCTGTTCACCTGGATCCCGGTCGAGGGCTTCCAGGCGGACATCGCCTTCCGCCTGGACCAGCTCTCGATGACGTTCGTGCTGCTGATCACGGGCGTCGGCTCGCTGATCCACCTGTACTCGATCGGGTACATGGAGCACGACGAGCGGCGCCGCCGCTTCTTCGGCTACCTCAACCTGTTCCTCGCGGCGATGCTGATCCTGGTCCTCGCCGACAACTACCTGCTGCTGTACGTCGGCTGGGAGGGCGTCGGTCTCGCCTCCTACCTGCTGATCGGCTTCTGGCAGCACAAGCCCAGCGCCGCCACCGCCGCGAAGAAGGCGTTCCTGGTCAACCGGGTCGGCGACATGGGCCTGTCGATCGCCATCATGCTGATGTTCACCACCTTCGGGACCTTCGCGTTCGGCCCGCTGCTCGGTTCGGAGGGCGAGCCCGGCATCGCCGGTGACGCCTCCGAGGGCAAGCTCACCGCGATCGCCCTGATGCTGCTGCTCGCCGCCTGCGGCAAGTCGGCCCAGGTGCCGCTCCAGTCCTGGCTCGGGGACGCGATGGAGGGCCCGACCCCGGTCTCGGCCCTCATCCACGCGGCCACCATGGTGACCGCCGGCGTCTATCTGATCGTCCGGTCCGCCGCGGTCTTCAACGCCGCCCCGGACGCCCAGCTCGTCGTCACGATCGTCGGCGCCGTCACGCTCCTGTTCGGTGCGATCGTCGGTTGCGCGAAGGACGACATCAAGAAGGCGCTGGCCGGCTCGACGATGTCGCAGATCGGCTACATGGTGCTGGCCGCGGGCCTCGGCCCGATCGGCTACGTCTTCGCGATCATGCACCTGGTGACGCACGGCTTCTTCAAGGC encodes:
- a CDS encoding NADH-quinone oxidoreductase subunit D, producing the protein MSTSHASPRETTEGTVYTVTGGDWDEVVQSAARADDERIVVNMGPQHPSTHGVLRLILEIEGETVTEARCGIGYLHTGIEKNLEFRTWTQGSTFVTRMDYLTSFFNETGYCLAVEKLLGIEDQITERAQIIRVLLMELNRISSHLVCIATGGMELGATTIMIYGFRDREMILDIYELITGLRMNHAYIRPGGLAQDLPPGAVDHIREFVKKMKKNLPEYDKLATGNPIFKARMQDIGYLDLAGCMALGATGPVLRSTGLPHDLRKSQPYSGYETYDFEVPTTDTCDAYGRFLIRVAEMHESLRIVEQCLDRLQPGPVMVGDKKIAWPAQLALGPDGLGNSLDHIKKIMGTSMEALIHHFKLVTEGFRVPPGQAYTAVESSKGELGVHAVSDGGTRPYRVHFRDPSFTNLQAMAAMCEGGQVADVIVAVASLDPVMGGVDR
- a CDS encoding NADH-quinone oxidoreductase subunit C; its protein translation is MSDANGSSENPNPEKDLSASNLPGQRGEGGEEVRVQRGMFGANNGGDTSGYGGLVRSVRLPGPAARPYGGWFDEVADELEGALEEQGLLPENAIEKTVVDRDELTFHIEREHLPRVARTLRDDPALRFELCTGVSGVHYPHDKGRELHAVYHLRSITHNRLIRLEVSAPDAEPHIPSLVSVYPTNDWHERETYDFFGIVFDGHPALTRIMMPDDWQGHPQRKDYPLGGIAVEYKGAQIPAPDQRRSYS
- a CDS encoding NuoB/complex I 20 kDa subunit family protein encodes the protein MGLEEKLPSGFLLTTVEQAAGWVRKASVFPATFGLACCAIEMMTTGAGRYDLARFGMEVFRGSPRQADLMIVAGRVSQKMAPVLRQVYDQMPSPKWVISMGVCASSGGMFNNYAIVQGVDHIVPVDIYLPGCPPRPEMLIDAILKLHHKIQNSKLGVNAEEAAREAEEAALKALPLIEMKGLLR
- the nuoE gene encoding NADH-quinone oxidoreductase subunit NuoE, encoding MTTSSSERGVSLGMPELPAPAYPDDVRARLEADAREIIARYPDSRSALLPLLHLVQSEEGHVTRTGMRFCADVLDLTTAEVTAVATFYTMYRRRPSGDYQVGVCTNTLCAVMGGDAIFEGLQEYLGVGNGETTDDGKITLEHIECNAACDFAPVVMVNWEFFDNQTVQSAKRLVDDLRTGRTVSPTRGAPLCTFKETARILAGFPDEREGAVEASGSAGPASLVGLRLARGEAAPARVVHPRDGGPHDQVPERAAHEPSPAEHLSSHDAPQDTSASDPAHPAGPTAEEGE
- the nuoF gene encoding NADH-quinone oxidoreductase subunit NuoF; its protein translation is MMTLAPELKGSSPEKLLAPVLSAFWDEDRSWSLDVYRRHEGYEGLRKALAMSPDDLIAYVKDSGLRGRGGAGFPTGMKWQFIPQGDGKPHYLVVNADESEPGTCKDIPLLFANPHSLIEGIVIACYAIRSSHAFIYLRGEVVPVLRRLHEAVREAYEAGYLGENILGSGLDLQLTVHAGAGAYICGEETALLDSLEGRRGQPRLRPPFPAVAGLYACPTVVNNVESIASVPAILNNGKEWFRSMGSEKSPGFTLYSLSGHVAGPGQYEAPLGITLRQLLEMSGGMRPGHRLKFWTPGGSSTPMFTEEHLDVPLDYEGVGAAGSMLGTKALQCFDETTCVVRAVTRWTEFYAHESCGKCTPCREGTYWLVQLLRDIEAGKGVLSDLDKLNDIADNINGKSFCALGDGAASPIFSSLKYFRAEYEEHITGRGCPFDPAKSTVWADQHTEVNA
- a CDS encoding C40 family peptidase, with the translated sequence MEEPLIPVGLMSHTAHIRSHRKPRRSASTIAMRAGVASGVLGTLAVATAAGSANAAEPVTQTLELPVFTGDLAAQLAQSAEATQQAAANYQLAAERDAAAAAAAAEAKKDLAAAKKAEAKKKAEEARVAAAEAATRSAGRTTLSTTSTTASAPASGSVATVISFLKAQVGDAYVLGATGPNAWDCSSLVQAAFRQVGVDLPRVSQDQSTVGTDIPLSQIQVGDILYWGGKGSAYHVGVYIGNGQYLDAANPSKGVVIQDLSGYPASGAVRVL
- a CDS encoding NADH-quinone oxidoreductase subunit A; the encoded protein is MNAYAPILVLGALGAGFAIFSVVMATLIGPKRYNRAKLEAYECGIEPTPTPAGGGRFPIKYYLTAMLFIVFDIEIVFLYPWAVTFDALGVFGLVEMLLFVLTVFVAYAYIWRRGGLEWD